Proteins from one Streptomyces sp. NBC_00390 genomic window:
- the rplI gene encoding 50S ribosomal protein L9: MKIILTHEVSGLGAAGDVVDVKDGYARNYLVPRGFAIRWTKGGEKDVAQIRRARKIHEIATIEQANSVKGQLEAVKVRLAVRSGDAGRLFGSVTPADIASAIKAAGGPEVDKRRVELGSPIKTLGSHQVSVRLHPEVAAQLGVEVVAA, encoded by the coding sequence ATGAAGATCATCCTCACCCATGAGGTCTCTGGCCTCGGCGCCGCCGGCGACGTCGTCGACGTCAAGGACGGCTACGCTCGCAACTACCTGGTCCCGCGCGGTTTCGCGATCCGCTGGACCAAGGGCGGCGAGAAGGACGTGGCGCAGATCCGCCGCGCCCGCAAGATCCACGAGATCGCGACCATCGAGCAGGCCAACAGCGTCAAGGGCCAGCTCGAGGCCGTGAAGGTGCGCCTGGCCGTCCGCTCCGGCGACGCCGGCCGCCTGTTCGGCTCCGTCACCCCGGCCGACATCGCCTCGGCGATCAAGGCTGCCGGTGGCCCGGAGGTCGACAAGCGTCGCGTTGAGCTCGGTTCGCCGATCAAGACCCTGGGCTCGCACCAGGTGTCCGTGCGTCTGCACCCCGAGGTTGCTGCGCAGCTCGGTGTCGAGGTCGTCGCGGCCTGA
- a CDS encoding MATE family efflux transporter — MTQAPVASKAHRRQHDREIVSLAVPAFGALVAEPLFLIVDSAIVGHLGTPQLAGLGIAAALLTTAVSIFVFLAYATTASVARRVGAGDHQAAIRQGMDGIWLALLLGVGVAAVTLPGAPWLIDLLGASDTAAPHAITYLRISSLGIPAMLIVFAATGVLRGLQDTKTPLYVAIGGFAANAGLNAGLVYGAGLGIAGSAWGTVIAQCGMAAAYLVVVVRGARRHGSSMRPDAAGIRASAQAGGPLLVRTLSLRAVLLIATAAAARLGDTDIAAHQVVLSLWSLLAFALDAIAIAGQAIIGRYLGAGDGDGARQACRRMVEWGITSGVALGLLVVVCRPLFVPLFTGDQAVQDTLLPALLVVAVTQPIAGVVFVLDGVLMGAGDGPYLAWAMLLTLAVFAPVALLVPSLGGGLTTLWWAMTLMMTVRMLTLWWRARSGRWIVTGATR, encoded by the coding sequence ATGACACAGGCTCCCGTGGCGTCGAAGGCTCATCGACGGCAGCACGACCGAGAGATCGTCTCGCTCGCCGTTCCCGCCTTCGGCGCACTTGTCGCCGAGCCCCTCTTCCTCATCGTCGACAGCGCCATTGTCGGCCATCTCGGCACTCCCCAACTCGCCGGGCTGGGCATCGCGGCCGCACTGCTGACGACGGCCGTGAGCATCTTCGTCTTTCTCGCCTATGCCACAACCGCATCCGTAGCCCGACGCGTCGGCGCGGGCGATCATCAGGCGGCCATCCGCCAAGGCATGGACGGCATCTGGCTGGCCCTTTTGCTCGGTGTCGGCGTCGCCGCCGTCACCCTGCCCGGTGCCCCATGGCTGATCGATCTTCTCGGCGCCTCCGACACCGCGGCCCCCCATGCCATCACCTATCTGCGGATATCCAGCCTCGGCATCCCGGCGATGCTCATCGTCTTCGCCGCCACCGGTGTGCTGCGCGGACTACAGGACACGAAAACCCCGCTGTACGTCGCGATCGGCGGATTCGCGGCCAACGCAGGCCTCAACGCCGGCCTGGTATACGGCGCCGGCCTCGGCATCGCGGGCTCGGCCTGGGGCACCGTGATCGCCCAGTGCGGCATGGCGGCGGCCTATCTCGTCGTCGTGGTCCGCGGCGCACGGCGGCACGGCTCGTCGATGCGGCCCGATGCAGCGGGCATACGGGCGAGTGCCCAGGCGGGCGGGCCCCTGCTGGTCCGCACGCTCTCGCTGCGGGCAGTACTGTTGATCGCCACGGCCGCCGCAGCGCGTCTCGGGGACACGGATATTGCCGCACATCAGGTGGTGCTCTCCCTGTGGTCTCTGCTGGCCTTTGCCCTCGATGCGATCGCCATCGCCGGACAAGCGATCATCGGGCGCTATCTCGGTGCGGGCGATGGCGACGGAGCCCGGCAGGCATGTCGGCGCATGGTCGAGTGGGGGATCACCTCGGGAGTCGCACTGGGGCTGCTGGTGGTGGTCTGCCGTCCGCTCTTCGTCCCCTTGTTCACCGGTGACCAGGCAGTGCAGGACACTCTGCTTCCTGCCCTGCTCGTCGTTGCCGTCACCCAGCCGATCGCTGGAGTGGTCTTCGTCCTGGACGGCGTCCTGATGGGCGCGGGCGACGGGCCATATCTGGCCTGGGCGATGCTGCTGACGCTGGCAGTGTTCGCGCCGGTCGCCCTGCTGGTACCCAGCCTTGGCGGCGGGCTTACCACACTGTGGTGGGCGATGACGCTGATGATGACGGTGCGGATGCTGACCCTCTGGTGGCGTGCGCGATCCGGTCGCTGGATTGTCACGGGCGCCACGCGCTGA
- the dnaB gene encoding replicative DNA helicase, with the protein MDDPWAAETSPSDRLPASRRRHDQGRGGRGGREDQHDRGTENGGWESGSPGFERVPPQDLDAEQSVLGGMLLSKDAIADVVEIIKGHDFYRPAHETVFQAILDLYAKGEPADPITVAAELVKRGEITRVGGAPYLHTLVQSVPTAANASYYAEIVHERAVLRRLVEAGTKITQMGYAADGDVDEIVNSAQAEIYAVTEQRTSEDYLPLGDIMEGALDEIEAIGSRSGEMTGVPTGFTDFDSLTNGLHPGQMIVIAARPAMGKSTLALDFARAASIKNNLPSVIFSLEMGRNEIAMRLLSAEARVALHHMRSGTMTDEDWTRLARRMPDVSQAPLYIDDSPNLSMMEIRAKCRRLKQRNDLKLVVIDYLQLMQSGGSKRAESRQQEVSDMSRNLKLLAKELEVPVIALSQLNRGPEQRTDKKPMVSDLRESGSIEQDADMVILLHREDAYEKESPRAGEADLIVAKHRNGPTATITVAFQGHYSRFVDMAQT; encoded by the coding sequence CTGGACGATCCCTGGGCGGCCGAAACCAGCCCCAGTGACCGTCTGCCCGCTTCCCGCCGGCGCCACGATCAGGGTCGCGGCGGGCGCGGGGGCCGAGAGGACCAGCACGACCGGGGCACGGAGAACGGCGGTTGGGAGTCGGGCTCACCCGGCTTCGAACGCGTGCCGCCCCAGGACCTGGACGCCGAACAGTCGGTGCTCGGCGGCATGTTGCTGTCCAAGGACGCCATCGCCGATGTCGTGGAGATCATCAAGGGCCATGACTTCTACCGGCCCGCCCACGAGACGGTCTTCCAGGCCATCCTGGATCTGTACGCCAAGGGTGAGCCCGCAGACCCCATCACGGTCGCCGCCGAGCTGGTCAAGCGCGGTGAGATCACCAGGGTCGGCGGAGCTCCCTATCTGCACACGCTGGTTCAGTCGGTGCCGACTGCGGCCAACGCGTCGTACTACGCGGAGATCGTCCACGAGCGTGCGGTGCTGCGCAGGCTGGTGGAGGCCGGAACCAAGATCACGCAGATGGGATATGCCGCCGACGGCGATGTCGACGAGATCGTCAACTCGGCGCAGGCGGAGATCTATGCGGTCACCGAGCAGCGCACCAGTGAGGACTATCTGCCGCTCGGCGACATCATGGAGGGCGCCCTCGACGAGATCGAGGCGATCGGTTCCCGTAGCGGCGAGATGACCGGTGTGCCCACCGGGTTCACGGACTTCGACTCGCTGACCAACGGACTGCACCCGGGCCAGATGATTGTGATCGCCGCGCGTCCCGCCATGGGTAAGTCGACTCTGGCCCTGGACTTCGCACGGGCCGCCTCGATCAAGAACAATCTGCCCAGCGTGATCTTCTCCCTCGAAATGGGCCGGAACGAGATCGCGATGCGTCTGCTGTCCGCCGAGGCGCGGGTGGCACTGCACCACATGCGGTCCGGGACGATGACCGACGAGGACTGGACGCGGCTCGCGCGCCGGATGCCGGACGTGTCGCAGGCCCCGCTCTACATCGACGACTCTCCCAACCTGTCGATGATGGAGATCCGTGCCAAGTGCCGTCGGCTGAAGCAGCGCAATGATCTGAAGCTCGTCGTCATCGACTATCTGCAGCTGATGCAGTCGGGCGGGTCCAAGCGGGCCGAGAGCCGTCAGCAGGAAGTCTCGGACATGTCCCGGAACCTGAAGCTGCTGGCCAAGGAGCTCGAGGTCCCGGTGATCGCCCTGTCCCAGCTGAACCGTGGTCCCGAGCAGCGCACGGACAAGAAACCCATGGTCTCCGACCTGCGTGAATCGGGATCCATCGAGCAGGATGCGGACATGGTCATCCTGCTGCACCGCGAGGACGCGTACGAGAAGGAGTCGCCGCGCGCGGGCGAAGCGGACCTGATCGTGGCCAAGCACCGTAACGGCCCGACGGCGACGATCACGGTCGCGTTCCAGGGCCACTACTCGCGTTTCGTGGACATGGCGCAGACCTGA
- a CDS encoding DUF488 domain-containing protein, with protein sequence MVTIGVYGLDGESFLHRLRHADVRLLLDVRQRRGVRGPEYAWANSLRLQAALAHAGIAYEHHPELAPTTELRRLQYAEDDRQGVGKRSRRELASEYTRRYSAEILDSADLTPVVSALSSGGAAALFCVERDPEACHRSLIAQRLAEQHRVTIEHLRPW encoded by the coding sequence ATGGTGACAATCGGCGTCTATGGCCTCGACGGCGAGTCCTTCCTGCACCGACTGCGGCATGCGGACGTCCGCCTGCTGCTCGACGTACGTCAGCGCCGCGGTGTCCGTGGACCCGAGTACGCCTGGGCGAACTCACTCCGGCTGCAGGCGGCCCTCGCCCATGCCGGGATCGCCTACGAGCACCATCCCGAGCTCGCCCCAACCACCGAGCTACGCCGGCTCCAGTACGCCGAGGACGATCGCCAAGGGGTCGGCAAGCGCTCGCGCCGCGAACTCGCTTCCGAGTACACCCGCCGCTACTCTGCCGAGATCCTCGACAGCGCCGATCTCACGCCGGTCGTGTCGGCGCTGTCGAGTGGCGGCGCCGCAGCGCTGTTCTGTGTCGAGCGCGACCCAGAGGCTTGCCACCGCTCGTTGATCGCCCAGCGATTGGCCGAGCAACACCGCGTCACGATCGAGCACCTGCGCCCGTGGTGA
- a CDS encoding RidA family protein produces the protein MERTAVNPVTWSVEMGFNQGEVVSGHTRTLYISGQTAMSGDGKPQHDGDMAAQLALSIDNLEAVLGEAGMSPANLVRLNVYTTDVDLLFQHYGVLAARLGAAGVAPTTTMLGVTRLAIPGQMVELEGTAVA, from the coding sequence ATGGAACGAACGGCGGTCAACCCGGTGACGTGGTCGGTGGAGATGGGATTCAACCAGGGTGAGGTCGTCTCCGGGCACACCCGAACCCTGTACATCTCGGGGCAGACCGCGATGAGCGGCGACGGCAAGCCCCAGCATGACGGTGACATGGCGGCGCAGTTGGCGCTGAGCATCGACAACCTGGAGGCCGTGCTCGGCGAGGCCGGCATGTCTCCCGCGAACCTCGTCCGGCTCAACGTCTACACGACCGACGTCGATCTGCTTTTCCAGCACTACGGCGTGCTGGCGGCGCGGTTGGGCGCCGCCGGGGTGGCGCCGACCACCACGATGCTCGGGGTGACGCGGCTGGCGATCCCCGGCCAGATGGTCGAGCTCGAGGGGACCGCCGTCGCGTGA
- a CDS encoding helix-turn-helix transcriptional regulator, protein MRADRLVSLVLLLRQRGRLTADTLARELEVSTRTVLRDIEALSTAGVPVYAERGRHGGFALSPGFRTELTGLNHDEALALLTAGSGRGEQVFGLGTALASAMRKVVDALPESHRATASDAAQRFLVDPETDLLSRRLVTEEVPDTTMIEVRRAVLAGHKLRIHYAATGQTPQWRTVDPIGLVTVRDRVYLLATRSGTDRTYRLSRVLAAEELPETAQRPNRVDLDRIWRERSVQFLSGGDHITVLVRVNPARREDLLDTALAVRAEEPDADGWLRLEVTFQDSRHAEWALWQLSTDAEALAPQSLRTSLRNRAAAIATRYGD, encoded by the coding sequence ATGCGCGCCGACCGGTTGGTCTCGCTGGTGCTGCTGCTGCGTCAGCGCGGTCGGCTGACTGCGGACACGCTGGCCCGCGAGCTGGAGGTATCCACCCGCACCGTGCTGCGCGACATCGAGGCGCTGTCCACGGCCGGCGTCCCGGTCTACGCCGAACGCGGCCGGCACGGCGGGTTCGCGTTGTCGCCCGGTTTCCGGACCGAGCTCACCGGTCTGAACCACGACGAGGCCCTTGCCTTGCTGACCGCCGGATCGGGGCGCGGCGAGCAGGTGTTCGGCCTCGGCACGGCGCTCGCTTCGGCCATGCGGAAGGTGGTCGACGCGCTGCCCGAAAGCCACCGGGCCACCGCGAGCGACGCGGCCCAGCGATTTCTCGTCGACCCGGAGACCGACCTGCTCTCACGCCGGCTGGTCACTGAGGAGGTACCCGACACCACAATGATCGAGGTCCGGCGCGCGGTGCTCGCCGGACACAAGCTGCGCATCCATTACGCGGCCACAGGCCAGACACCACAGTGGCGCACGGTGGACCCGATCGGCCTGGTCACCGTACGCGACCGGGTCTACTTGCTGGCCACGAGATCTGGCACGGACCGCACCTACCGGCTGTCGCGGGTGTTGGCCGCCGAGGAACTCCCCGAAACGGCACAGCGGCCGAACCGGGTCGATCTGGACCGGATCTGGCGGGAACGCTCCGTGCAGTTTCTCTCCGGCGGCGACCACATCACCGTGCTGGTACGGGTGAACCCGGCGCGGCGGGAGGACCTGCTGGACACCGCGCTGGCCGTCCGCGCAGAAGAACCCGACGCAGACGGCTGGCTGCGGCTGGAGGTGACTTTCCAAGACTCACGACACGCCGAATGGGCGCTGTGGCAGCTCAGCACGGACGCGGAAGCCCTGGCCCCGCAGTCGTTGCGCACCTCCCTACGCAACCGCGCCGCCGCGATTGCCACCCGCTACGGAGACTGA
- a CDS encoding helix-turn-helix domain-containing protein translates to MPGGRLTQSERRQIALGLADGDAYAEIARRLDRPTSTITREVMRNGGPTAYRAELAQRATERRAHRRRHTAPRGPDAQAHGRDVEAVREYEEMFTTVLMQSGLPKMLSRVLTCLYTSDAGSLTASELVQRLQVSPASISKAITALESMTLVRREPGERRRERYVVDDDIWYQSMMASARSNAQLAETARQGVAVLGRDTPAAARLENVARFLDFVGESIIRAAEQAREVLGTKAEATPGSTAEPSADRE, encoded by the coding sequence ATGCCGGGAGGCAGACTCACCCAGTCCGAACGCCGGCAGATCGCGCTGGGACTGGCCGACGGCGACGCCTATGCGGAGATCGCCAGACGTCTCGACCGCCCCACCTCGACGATCACGCGTGAGGTGATGCGCAACGGCGGCCCCACCGCTTACCGCGCCGAACTGGCCCAGCGCGCAACCGAACGCCGCGCCCACCGGCGCAGGCACACGGCGCCCCGCGGGCCGGACGCGCAAGCACACGGACGCGACGTCGAGGCCGTGCGCGAGTACGAGGAGATGTTCACCACCGTCCTGATGCAATCGGGCCTGCCCAAGATGCTGTCCCGGGTGCTGACCTGCCTCTACACCAGCGACGCGGGCAGCCTCACCGCATCCGAACTCGTCCAGCGCCTCCAGGTCAGCCCGGCGTCCATCTCCAAAGCGATCACCGCGCTCGAGAGCATGACCCTCGTGCGCCGGGAACCAGGCGAACGCCGCCGCGAGCGCTACGTCGTCGACGACGACATCTGGTACCAGTCGATGATGGCCAGCGCCCGATCCAACGCCCAACTCGCCGAGACCGCACGCCAAGGCGTCGCCGTCCTCGGTCGCGACACCCCGGCCGCCGCCCGCCTCGAGAACGTCGCCCGCTTCCTCGACTTCGTCGGCGAGAGCATCATCCGGGCAGCGGAGCAGGCCCGCGAAGTCCTCGGCACCAAAGCCGAAGCGACCCCGGGCAGCACTGCTGAGCCAAGTGCAGACCGCGAATAG
- a CDS encoding DUF4097 family beta strand repeat-containing protein, with protein MQKYDTPAPISAVLDIPAGCIRFIAADRADTTVEVLPANASKGRDVKAAEQTTVEYADGVLRIDAPAAKNQYLGPSGSIEVTIQLPADSRIEAKSSCAGFRAVGRLGHVVFEGAHGTIKIDEAASMRLTAAAGDVSIGRLGGPAEISTQKGDIHIAEAVRGTVVLTTQMGDVSIGAAHGVSASLDAGTGYGRLHNALKNTDGAAAGLNIRATTSHGDITARSL; from the coding sequence ATGCAGAAGTACGACACCCCCGCCCCGATCTCCGCCGTCCTGGACATCCCCGCGGGGTGCATCCGGTTCATCGCCGCCGACCGGGCCGACACCACGGTCGAGGTCCTGCCCGCAAACGCCTCGAAGGGCCGCGACGTGAAGGCGGCGGAGCAGACCACGGTCGAATACGCCGACGGCGTCCTGCGGATCGACGCCCCGGCGGCGAAGAACCAGTACCTCGGCCCCTCCGGATCCATCGAGGTGACCATCCAGTTGCCCGCCGACTCCCGCATCGAGGCGAAGTCGTCCTGCGCCGGATTCCGGGCCGTCGGACGCCTCGGCCACGTCGTCTTCGAGGGTGCGCACGGCACGATCAAGATCGACGAGGCCGCGAGCATGCGCCTCACCGCCGCCGCCGGTGACGTCTCCATCGGCCGCCTGGGCGGCCCCGCGGAGATCAGCACTCAAAAGGGCGACATCCACATCGCCGAGGCGGTGCGCGGCACGGTCGTGCTGACGACCCAGATGGGCGACGTGTCCATCGGCGCCGCCCACGGAGTCTCCGCCTCCCTGGACGCCGGCACCGGCTACGGCCGGCTCCACAACGCGCTCAAGAACACCGACGGCGCCGCCGCCGGCCTGAACATCCGCGCTACCACCTCCCACGGCGACATCACCGCCCGCAGCCTGTAG
- a CDS encoding ATP-binding cassette domain-containing protein yields the protein MTNLAIAANGLHKSYGDKVVLDGVDLAVPEGTIFSLLGPNGAGKTTAVKILSTLISADDGVIHVGGHDLATAPQAVRAAIGVTGQFSAVDGLITGEENMLLMADLHHLSRSEGRRTAAELLERFDLTEAAKKPASTYSGGMKRRLDIAMTLVGTPRIIFLDEPTTGLDPRSRHNMWQIIRELVSDGVTVFLTTQYLEEADELADRIAVLNDGKIAAEGTAEDLKRLIPGGHVRLRFADPAAYQSAALALREVTRDDEALALQIPSGGSQRELRSILDWLDAAAIEADELTVHTPDLDDVFFALTGGAGVPNQSKETVR from the coding sequence ATGACCAACCTGGCCATCGCGGCGAACGGGCTGCACAAGTCCTACGGAGACAAGGTCGTGCTCGACGGCGTCGACCTGGCCGTCCCGGAAGGAACGATCTTCTCCCTGCTCGGCCCCAACGGCGCCGGCAAGACCACCGCCGTCAAGATCCTCTCCACCCTGATCAGCGCCGACGACGGCGTGATCCACGTCGGTGGCCATGACCTGGCCACCGCCCCCCAGGCGGTGCGCGCCGCGATCGGCGTCACCGGCCAGTTCTCCGCCGTCGACGGCCTGATCACCGGCGAGGAGAACATGCTCCTCATGGCGGATCTGCACCACCTCTCCCGCAGCGAGGGCCGGCGCACCGCCGCCGAACTGCTGGAGCGCTTCGACCTCACCGAGGCCGCGAAGAAGCCCGCCTCCACCTACTCCGGCGGCATGAAGCGCCGCCTGGACATCGCCATGACCCTGGTCGGCACCCCGCGGATCATCTTCCTCGACGAGCCGACCACCGGCCTCGACCCGCGATCCCGGCACAACATGTGGCAGATCATCCGCGAGCTGGTCTCCGACGGCGTCACCGTCTTCCTCACCACCCAGTACCTGGAGGAGGCCGACGAGCTCGCCGACCGCATCGCCGTGCTCAACGACGGGAAGATCGCCGCCGAGGGCACCGCCGAGGATCTGAAGCGGCTCATCCCCGGCGGGCACGTGCGGCTCCGCTTCGCCGACCCGGCCGCGTACCAGAGCGCCGCCCTCGCCCTGCGCGAGGTCACCCGCGACGACGAGGCACTCGCGTTGCAGATCCCCTCGGGGGGCAGCCAGCGCGAGCTGCGCTCCATCCTCGACTGGCTGGATGCCGCCGCCATCGAGGCGGACGAGCTGACCGTGCACACCCCCGACCTCGACGATGTGTTCTTCGCCCTGACCGGCGGCGCCGGCGTCCCCAACCAGTCCAAGGAGACCGTCCGATGA
- a CDS encoding ABC transporter permease, giving the protein MSSLSLAVRDSSTMLRRNLLHARRYPSLTLNLLLTPVMLLLLFVYIFGDTMSAGIGGGGADRSDYIAYLVPGLLLMTIGSTTIGTAVSVSTDMTEGIIARFRTMAIHRGSVLVGHVVGSVLQSIMSVVLVGAVGVAIGFRSTDATALEWLAAFGLLTLFALALTWIAVGMGMISPNAEAASNNAMPLIFLPLISSAFVPVDAMPGWFQPIAEYQPFTPAIETLRGLLLGTEIGHNGWLAVAWCLALTVLGYLWSKSVFNRDPK; this is encoded by the coding sequence ATGAGCTCCCTGTCCCTCGCTGTACGCGACTCGTCCACGATGCTGCGCCGCAACCTCCTGCACGCCCGGCGCTATCCGTCCCTCACCCTGAACCTGCTGCTCACCCCGGTCATGCTGCTCCTGCTCTTCGTCTACATCTTCGGCGACACCATGAGCGCGGGCATCGGCGGCGGCGGTGCCGACCGCTCCGACTACATCGCCTACCTCGTTCCGGGCCTTTTGCTGATGACCATCGGCAGCACCACGATCGGTACCGCGGTGTCCGTCTCCACCGACATGACCGAGGGCATCATCGCCCGCTTCCGCACGATGGCGATCCACCGCGGGTCCGTGCTCGTCGGGCACGTCGTCGGCAGTGTGCTCCAGTCGATCATGAGCGTGGTCCTCGTCGGCGCCGTCGGGGTGGCCATCGGCTTCAGGTCCACGGATGCCACGGCCCTGGAGTGGCTCGCGGCGTTCGGGCTGCTCACACTGTTCGCCCTGGCGCTCACCTGGATCGCGGTCGGGATGGGCATGATCAGCCCGAACGCCGAGGCCGCCAGCAACAACGCGATGCCGCTGATCTTCCTGCCGCTGATCTCCAGCGCCTTCGTCCCGGTCGACGCGATGCCGGGCTGGTTCCAGCCGATCGCCGAGTACCAGCCGTTCACGCCCGCCATCGAAACCCTGCGCGGCCTGCTGCTCGGCACCGAGATCGGCCACAACGGGTGGCTCGCGGTCGCCTGGTGCCTGGCGCTGACGGTCCTCGGCTACTTGTGGTCGAAGTCGGTGTTCAACCGCGACCCGAAGTAA